From the genome of Anaerolineae bacterium, one region includes:
- a CDS encoding Fic family protein has product MKRDLQGHYVTISTVGEKAKAFVPAPLPPKPPIEWTPELRGKFDQALLALGRLDSISTFLPDISLFLYMYVRKEAVLSSMIEGTQSSLSDLLLFELDMEPGVPLDDVREVSNYVAALNYGLNRLSEGFPLSLRLVKEMHGVLLSKGRGSNQAPGEFRRTQNWIGGTRPGNAAFVPPPAEQVLECMGKLELFLHDQPEPVPALLKAALAHVQFETIHPFLDGNGRLGRLLIPLLLCEQKVLREPMLYLSLYFKTHRQYYYELLNKVRLTGDWEAWLDFFAEAVIVTATQAVDTTKQLVDLAGEDRNKISSLGRAAASTLRVHRVLMEQPIATAKWLVKKTGITPATVNNCLVSLKSLGIVRELTGAKRNRLFSYTGYVEIINQGTELPG; this is encoded by the coding sequence ATGAAACGAGATCTCCAGGGACATTACGTTACAATATCAACAGTGGGCGAAAAGGCCAAGGCCTTTGTCCCCGCTCCGCTGCCGCCAAAACCGCCGATTGAGTGGACGCCGGAGCTGCGCGGCAAGTTTGACCAGGCGCTGCTCGCACTCGGGCGGCTGGATAGCATCTCCACCTTTCTGCCAGATATCTCCTTATTTCTCTATATGTATGTACGCAAAGAAGCGGTTCTCTCCTCCATGATCGAGGGGACGCAGTCATCGCTTTCCGACCTTTTGCTTTTTGAACTGGATATGGAGCCCGGCGTGCCGCTGGATGATGTTCGGGAAGTGAGCAACTATGTGGCTGCCCTGAATTATGGTCTGAACCGGTTGTCCGAGGGGTTTCCGCTGTCCCTGCGTCTGGTCAAAGAAATGCATGGTGTGTTGCTCTCCAAGGGACGGGGCAGTAATCAGGCTCCAGGTGAGTTTCGCAGAACCCAGAACTGGATCGGCGGCACCCGACCCGGCAACGCGGCATTTGTTCCGCCGCCGGCCGAGCAAGTACTGGAGTGCATGGGAAAGCTGGAATTATTTCTGCACGACCAGCCTGAACCTGTTCCAGCGTTGCTCAAGGCCGCTCTGGCCCATGTACAGTTTGAAACCATCCACCCGTTTTTAGATGGTAACGGTCGTCTTGGGCGACTCTTGATCCCCTTACTATTGTGTGAACAAAAAGTGCTTCGAGAACCGATGCTCTACCTGAGCCTCTATTTCAAAACGCACCGGCAGTATTATTATGAATTGCTTAATAAGGTGCGCCTGACCGGTGACTGGGAAGCCTGGCTCGATTTTTTCGCAGAGGCGGTCATTGTCACTGCCACCCAGGCGGTGGACACGACTAAACAGCTTGTCGATTTGGCCGGTGAGGACCGTAACAAAATCAGTAGCCTTGGGCGGGCAGCAGCGTCAACATTGCGCGTTCACCGGGTGTTAATGGAGCAACCGATAGCTACTGCTAAGTGGTTGGTGAAAAAGACAGGTATCACCCCGGCCACTGTCAACAATTGCCTTGTGTCTCTGAAGAGCCTCGGTATTGTTCGGGA